Within the Deinobacterium chartae genome, the region AGGCCCGTTTCGCCCTGGTCGGCACCATGAACCCCGAAGAGGGCAGCCTGCGGCCGCAGTTCCTGGACCGCTTCGGGCTGTGCGTGGACGTTCACGCCCCGAGCACCCCCCAGGAGCGCGCCGAGATCGTGCGGCGGCGCATGCGCTTCGAGCGCGACCCGCAGGCTTTTGCCGCCGAGTGGCAGGCCGCGCAGCAGGAGCTCGGCTCCCGCCTCGAGGCCGCCCGTGCGCGCCTGCCCCAGGTCACGCTCCACGATGCGCTGCTCGAGGAGATCTCACGGCTGTGCACCGAGGCCGGGGTACGCAGCCTGCGCGCCGATCTGGTGATGCACCGCGCCGCTTGCGCCCTGGCCGCCTTAGAAGGCCGCCTCGAGGTGAACGGCGAGGACCTGCTGCGGGTGGCTCCGCTGGTGCTGCTGCACCGCCGCGCCCACGACGCCCCGCGCCCGCCGCAGCCGCCCGCCCCGGCGCAGGAGCCCACGCCCACGCCCCCGCCGCGCTCGCAGGAAAACAGCTCCGAGGCCCAGGCCCCGGAGTCCGCAGAACGGCCTGGCCCCCCAGACGCAAAGACCGCAGCCGAAGAGCCGACGGTCTTTGCGGCGGCCCCGCTCGGAGCGGCGCGCACCGTGCAGTTGCGCGACGTCTCCGGCGCGCTGGCCGGCCGACGCTCGGTGAGCCGCGAGGCCGGCGGCGGGCGCACGGTGCGCGCCGTGCGCGATCCGGCCCCTGCGCGGCTGGCGGTCAGCGCCACCTTGCGTCACGCCGCCGAGCGCAGCGCCGCGCAGGGCACGCCCCTGACGGTCAGCGCCGACGACCTGCACGGCCGGGTTCTCGAGGGCCGCGCGGGCAGCCGGGTCCTGTTCGTGGTGGACGCCAGCGGCAGCATGGGAGCCCGCGCCCGCATGGAGGCGGTCAAGGGAACGGCTCTGGCCCTGCTCGAGGATGCCTACACCCGCCGCGACGAGGTTGGCGTGATCGCGTTCCGGGGTCCGGCCGCCGAACTGCTGCTCCCCCCTACCCGCGACCTCGAGGTGGCCCGCGCCGCGCTGGAGCGCCTGCCGACCGGAGGGCGCACCCCGCTGGCGCACGCCCTGCACCTGGCGGGCGAGGTGCTGGGCCGCCGCAGGCACGAGGCATTGCTGGTCCTGCTCACCGACGGGCGCGGCAACGTGCCGCTGCCGGGCGGCGGCGATCCCTGGGAGCAGACCCTCGCGGCCGCCCGCAAGCTCTCGGGAACCCCGGCTTTGGTGCTCGACACCGAAAGCGGGATGGTGCGCGCAGGCCGCGCTGCCGAGGTCGCCGCCGCCCTGGGCGCCGAACTGCTGACCCTCGAGGCCCTGACGCAGGAGCAGCTCACCCTCACCCTGCGCGCCCGGCGGTAACGGCTGGCAGGCAACCTCGCAGCAGGTTATCATCGGCCCGAGGAACCTCATGACCGAACTGTCCCCGAGTGCGCGCCGGGTGCAAGAGGCCCTGCGCGCCCTGAACCTCAACACCGAGGTGGTCGAACTGCCCGGTTCCACCCGCACCGCTCAGGACGCGGCCGCCACGCTGGGCTGCGGCGTGGCACAGATCGCCAAGTCCCTGGTGTTCCGCAGCGCCGGCGGCGAGGCGGTCATCACCCTGCTGAGCGGCGCGCACCGCGCCAGCGAGGCGCGGCTTAGCGCCCTGCTGGGCGAGGGCGTCTCCAAGGCCGATGCCCGCTTCGTGCGCGAGCAGACCGGTTTCGCGGTGGGCGGCGTCCCCCCGTTCGGGCACATCCGGCCGCTGACCACCTTTCTCGACGACGCCCTGCTGTCTTTTCCCGAGGTCTTCGCTGCCGGCGGCACACCGCACGCGGTGGTGCGCCTGACCCCCGATGACCTGCGCCGCCTGCCCGGGGTACGTATCGTCACGGTCCGCGAGGAAACCTGAGCGCGGCTCCGGTGGCAGAACACCAGGGCGGGGACCGCAAAGCTTTGCGGTCCCCGCCTTGAAGCCGGGCAGGTTCAGCGCTTGGGCGGCTGGCTGGGACGCACCTCGATGCGGCTGGGCAAGGTGCGCGGGTTCATCTCCAGCAGATCCACCACGATCTGGGCGATGTCCTCGGGCTGAATCTTCCAGGCGTCCTGCTCCGAGGGGGTGTGGTTGTTGAAGTGGGTAGCGACGCTTCCGGGCATGATGGTCGAGACCTGAATGCCCAGTTCGCGCAGGTCGAGCATGATCGCTTCAGAAAAGCCGTTGAGGCCGAACTTGGAGGCGTTGTAGGCCGATCCGCCCGCGAAGGGGTTACGGCCCGCGAGGCTCGAGAGGGTGATGATGTAGCCCTGGGAGTCCTTGAGG harbors:
- a CDS encoding VWA domain-containing protein gives rise to the protein MNYPFAAVAGQDDLKLALLLLAVNPGVGGVLARGDKGSAKSTTARALAELLPPHGGQPAPFVTLPLGATEDRVVGTLDLERVLRGEKALQPGLVAEAHGGVLYIDEVNLLADHLVDLLLDVAAMGVNRVQREGVSVEHEARFALVGTMNPEEGSLRPQFLDRFGLCVDVHAPSTPQERAEIVRRRMRFERDPQAFAAEWQAAQQELGSRLEAARARLPQVTLHDALLEEISRLCTEAGVRSLRADLVMHRAACALAALEGRLEVNGEDLLRVAPLVLLHRRAHDAPRPPQPPAPAQEPTPTPPPRSQENSSEAQAPESAERPGPPDAKTAAEEPTVFAAAPLGAARTVQLRDVSGALAGRRSVSREAGGGRTVRAVRDPAPARLAVSATLRHAAERSAAQGTPLTVSADDLHGRVLEGRAGSRVLFVVDASGSMGARARMEAVKGTALALLEDAYTRRDEVGVIAFRGPAAELLLPPTRDLEVARAALERLPTGGRTPLAHALHLAGEVLGRRRHEALLVLLTDGRGNVPLPGGGDPWEQTLAAARKLSGTPALVLDTESGMVRAGRAAEVAAALGAELLTLEALTQEQLTLTLRARR
- a CDS encoding YbaK/EbsC family protein, which translates into the protein MTELSPSARRVQEALRALNLNTEVVELPGSTRTAQDAAATLGCGVAQIAKSLVFRSAGGEAVITLLSGAHRASEARLSALLGEGVSKADARFVREQTGFAVGGVPPFGHIRPLTTFLDDALLSFPEVFAAGGTPHAVVRLTPDDLRRLPGVRIVTVREET